A portion of the Anser cygnoides isolate HZ-2024a breed goose chromosome 25, Taihu_goose_T2T_genome, whole genome shotgun sequence genome contains these proteins:
- the DSTYK gene encoding dual serine/threonine and tyrosine protein kinase produces MEGEGAPSWRGPGGALRELCRSFGHYNRHLARLQHNLRETKKFFRDVKYSQGHPFASATPAEGSPPAAGCGDGSPRDGGQNFISFPRHEEEHLQRTVSWHPCLLILGQNCNAKCQLLNILLGEKLLPTTKISSEENCKRRRIRFTHGTQTRVSLALPEQYELVHMMAAHRGQWDTIPEEDLEIRGDSEDPAHRIAELEVMLPYSLLKEVDVVVAPCRGFQSAEATLGEYMNQVLLVVIFAISEAELSSSDENELREIKEKFSLPIFFFKVPESGVELISPRKTDNEKSSLYCQLMDLEYLSTNHCSCGAPSPDADAQSMLVEQFEKLRLLSTFSRQVLQKHLVEAATSLNEVHCRCLNIFINQAFDMQRDLQITPKRLEYTRKKENELYESLMNIANRKQEEMKDMIIETLSNMKEELLEDAANMEFKDIIIPENGEPVSSKDIKCCIRQIQELIISRLNQAVANKLISSVDYLRESFVGTLERCLKSLEESWEVSVHPARNLEKSKDVSVHITSNYLKQILNAAYHVEVTFHSGSTVTRMLWEQIKQIIQRITWVSPPAITSDWKRKVAQDAIESLSASKLAKSICSQFRTRLNSSHEAFAASLRQLEDGHSGRLEKTEDLWLKVRKDHAPRLARLSLESRSLQDVLLHGKPKLGRELGRGQYGVVYLCDSWGGHFPCALKSVVPPDEKHWNDLALEFHYMRSLQSHERLVHLHGSVIDYGYGGGSSIAVLLIMERLHRDLYTGLKAGLELETRLQIALDVVEGIRYLHSQGLVHRDIKLKNVLLDKKNRAKITDLGFCKPEAMMSGSIVGTPIHMAPELFTGKYDNSVDVYAFGILFWYICSGHVKLPEAFERCASKDHLWNNVRRGVRPERLPVFDEECWQLMEACWDGDSSQRPLLGIVQPMLQGIMDRLCKSSSEHPNKGLDDST; encoded by the exons GGCAgaacttcatttccttccctcGCCACGAGGAAGAGCACCTCCAGCGGACTGTGAGCTGGCACCCTTGCCTTCTGATTCTCGGCCAGAACTGTAATGCCAAGTGCCAGTTACTCAACATACTGCTGGGGGAGAAGCTGCTCCCTACCACCAAGATCAGCAGCGAGGAGAACTGTAAGAGGCGCCGGATCCGTTTCACGCATGGGACGCAAACACGGGTCAGTCTGGCACTTCCTGAGCAGTACGAACTGGTCCATATGATGGCAGCCCACCGGGGGCAGTGGGACACGATACCAGAGGAGGACTTAGAAATTCGTGGGGACAGCGAAGATCCTGCTCACCGGATAGCAGAGCTGGAGGTCATGCTGCCGTACTCGCTGCTAAAG GAAGTGGACGTTGTGGTAGCACCGTGTCGTGGATTCCAGTCTGCTGAAGCCACCCTGGGAGAGTACATGAACCAGGTCTTGCTCGTTGTCATCTTTGCCATCAGTGAGGCTGAACTTTCGTCTTCAGACGAGAACGAACTGCGCGAGATCAAAGAGAAATTCTCTTTgcccattttcttcttcaaggtGCCAGAGTCAGGGGTGGAGCTGATCTCTCCCAGAAAAACTGATAATGAAAAGTCCTCCCTCTACTGCCAGCTGATGGACCTGGAGTACCTGAGCACCAACCACTGCAGCTGCGGGGCGCCCAGTCCTGACGCCGATGCTCAGAGCATGTTGGTGGAGCAGTTTGAGAAGCTCCGTCTCCTAAGCACTTTTTCCAGGCAGGTGCTTCAGAAGCATCTTGTGGAAGCAGCCACCAGCTTGAACGAGGTGCACTGCCGCTGCCTGAACATCTTCATCAATCAGGCTTTCGACATGCAGCGAGACCTGCAAATCACTCCCAAGAGGCTGGAGTACACCCGCAAGAAGGAGAACGAGCTCTATGAATCTCTGATGAACATTGCCAACCGCAAACAAGAGGAGATGAAGGACATGATCATAGAGACTCTTAGTAATATGAAAGAGGAGCTCTTGGAAGATGCTGCTAATATGGAATTCAAAG aTATCATAATTCCTGAGAATGGGGAACCTGTTAGTTCCAAGGACATAAAGTGTTGTATTAGGCAAATTCAGGAACTGATTATTTCTCGATTAAACCAAGCAGTTGCCAACAAGTTAATTAGCTCAGTGGACTATCTCCGAGAGAGCTTTGTAGGGACTCTGGAGAGATGTCTGAAGAGCCTGGAGGAGTCTTGGGAGGTTTCAGTGCATCCTGCAAGGAATTTGGAGAAGTCGAAGGATGTTTCTGTACACATCACAAGCAATTATCTCAAACAG ATACTGAATGCTGCCTATCATGTTGAAGTCACATTCCACTCCGGCTCAACAGTAACCAGGATGCTGTGGGAACAGATCAAACAG ATAATCCAGCGGATTACATGGGTGAGCCCACCTGCCATCACCAGCGACTGGAAGAGGAAAGTTGCTCAGGATGCTATCGAGAGCCTCAGCGCATCCAAGTTAGCCAAGAGCATTTGCAGCCAGTTTCGAACCAGGCTGAACAGTTCCCATGAGGCTTTCGCCGCTTCCCTGCGACAG CTAGAAGATGGCCATTCTGGCAGgctggagaaaacagaagaccTGTGGCTGAAGGTGCGGAAAGATCACGCTCCTCGGCTAGCACGACTCTCGCTGGAGAGCAGGTCCCTTCAGGATGTGCTGTTACATG GCAAACCAAAGCTGGGCCGTGAGCTGGGCCGAGGACAGTATGGCGTGGTCTATCTGTGTGACAGCTGGGGAGGGCATTTCCCTTGTGCACTGAAATCTGTTGTTCCTCCAGATGAGAAGCACTGGAATGACCTTGCACTTGAGTTTCACTATATGAG GTCTCTACAGTCACACGAGCGGCTCGTACATCTCCATGGTTCTGTGATAGATTATGGCTATGGAGGAGGTTCCAGCATTGCCGTCCTATTGATAATGGAACGGCTGCACAGAGACCTCTATACAGGACTGAAG gctgGGCTAGAATTAGAAACACGATTACAGATTGCCTTGGATGTGGTTGAAGGAATCCGTTATCTTCACAGTCAGGGACTTGTGCACCGGGATATCAAACTTAAAAATGTCTTG CTTGACAAGAAGAATCGAGCCAAAATCACTGACTTGGGGTTCTGCAAACCAGAAGCTATGATGTCTGGCAGTATTGTAGGCACACCTATTCATATGGCTCCTGAACTTTTTACAG GAAAATACGATAACTCAGTGGATGTTTATGCATTTGGCATTCTGTTTTGGTACATTTGTTCGGGACATGTGAAGTTACCAGAAGCTTTTGAGAGATGTGCAAGCAAAGATCACCTTTGGAACAACGTTAGAAGAG gAGTTCGCCCAGAGCGCCTTCCCGTGTTCGATGAGGAGTGCTGGCAGCTGATGGAAGCCTGTTGGGATGGAGATTCCTCCCAGCGCCCTCTCTTGGGGATTGTTCAACCTATGCTGCAGGGGATCATGGACAGGCTCTGCAAGTCAAGCTCTGAGCACCCAAATAAAGGGTTGGATGACTCTACTTGA